The Alosa sapidissima isolate fAloSap1 chromosome 6, fAloSap1.pri, whole genome shotgun sequence genome window below encodes:
- the LOC121711063 gene encoding uncharacterized protein C14orf132-like, whose amino-acid sequence MDLSFMAAQIPVMTGAFMDSSPNDDYSTDHSLFNSSASVHAAAMTTHNQPEEQQQPMSRDAIWLWIAITATIGNIVVVGVVYAFTF is encoded by the coding sequence ATCCCCGTCATGACGGGCGCCTTCATGGACTCATCGCCCAACGACGACTACAGCACTGACCACTCACTCTTCAACTCGTCAGCGAGCGTCCACGCCGCCGCCATGACTACCCACAACCAGCCGGAGGAACAGCAGCAGCCCATGTCGCGCGATGCCATCTGGCTCTGGATTGCCATCACCGCCACCATCGGCAACATCGTGGTGGTCGGTGTGGTCTATGCCTTCACCTTCTGA